A single window of Mangifera indica cultivar Alphonso chromosome 18, CATAS_Mindica_2.1, whole genome shotgun sequence DNA harbors:
- the LOC123201580 gene encoding heavy metal-associated isoprenylated plant protein 5-like isoform X2 has translation MGKVNPYKVKEMVECETKKKVQLIFPSAEMEGDRDENKGNEAKLLKQIKTVHKNDVANKKTEERLTVLKIKLCCNSCNQKLRKNLKIKGLDIVSMDVDKHLLKVKGTTDLTDLRSYMKKELKKDVEIVIPPEVMVHVKKGNGTAKKKEKLAGNIYKKDKDAGATNKKDKGTAFSEKNQDTGKANEKIEGIAGVDEKNKASAAVKEPDKDKNDGLRNNKDRNNDEEMKSKMFNTMGGERNGDGGGNKEEGELKNKAVDSTGSETGVGNREEYGSSTIKCNPGPKFMQGRESGRGNHMETLGGKLERIVGSQQTKGIETESRQQAMKTEIVQCAHKRDTTAEQQRQRIICTYMTDEVATQDWPSINERREIDIDLEGGKKGGESILKEK, from the exons ATGGGAAAGGTAAACCCCTACAAAGTGAAAGAGATGGTTGAGTgtgaaacaaagaagaaagtaCAACTCATCTTCCCTTCAGCTGAGATGGAAGGTGATAGAGATGAGAATAAGGGTAATGAAGCAAAATTGCTGAAGCAAATAAAAACAGTACATAAGAATGATGTAGCCAACAAAAAAACTGAAGAG AGGTTAACAGTTTTGAAGATCAAACTGTGCTGCAATTCTTGCAATCAGAAACTTCGCAAGAACTTGAAGATCAAAG GATTAGACATTGTGTCTATGGATGTAGACAAGCATTTACTGAAAGTAAAGGGCACAACAGACTTGACAGACCTGAGATCTTACATGAAAAAGGAGCTCAAGAAGGATGTTGAGATAGTGATTCCTCCTGAGGTCATGGTTCATGTCAAGAAAGGCAATGGCACtgccaaaaagaaagaaaagcttgCTGGCAACATTTACAAGAAAGACAAAGATGCTGGTGCCACCAACAAGAAAGACAAAGGCACTGCTTTTAGTGAGAAAAACCAAGATACTGGAAAAGCCAATGAGAAAATTGAAGGCATTGCTGGTGTTGATGAGAAAAACAAAGCCAGTGCTGCTGTCAAAGAGCcagacaaagataaaaatgatggtttaagaaataataaagacAGAAACAATGATGAAGAGATGAAATCCAAAATGTTCAATACTATGGGTGGTGAAAGAAATGGAGATGGAGGTGGCAACAAAGAGGAGGGTGAACTTAAAAATAAAGCAGTTGATAGTACTGGTAGTGAAACAGGAGTTGGCAACAGGGAGGAGTATGGTAGTTCAACAATCAAGTGCAATCCAG GTCCAAAGTTTATGCAAGGAAGAGAATCAGGAAGAGGAAATCACATGGAGACACTTGGCGGCAAATTAGAGAGAATAGTTGGCAGCCAGCAGACTAAAGGTATAGAAACAGAGAGCAGACAACAGGCTATGAAAACAGAAATAGTCCAGTGCGCACATAAAAGAGACACTACTGCAGAGCAACAGAGACAGAGGATCATTTGTACGTACATGACCGATGAGGTGGCAACTCAGGATTGGCCAAGCATTAATGAAAGAAGGGAAATTGATATAGACCTGGAAGGGGGAAAGAAAGGGGGGGAGAgcattttgaaggaaaaatag
- the LOC123201580 gene encoding uncharacterized protein LOC123201580 isoform X1 produces the protein MVLRCKRIAQEPQEEAVSPLNSVNNNSNSNPSQNNAQKNDGQKANGNKRANQIINFILIINSYSYVNELEHFVKQIDGVDSVKGDHNSVRLEVMGKVNPYKVKEMVECETKKKVQLIFPSAEMEGDRDENKGNEAKLLKQIKTVHKNDVANKKTEERLTVLKIKLCCNSCNQKLRKNLKIKGLDIVSMDVDKHLLKVKGTTDLTDLRSYMKKELKKDVEIVIPPEVMVHVKKGNGTAKKKEKLAGNIYKKDKDAGATNKKDKGTAFSEKNQDTGKANEKIEGIAGVDEKNKASAAVKEPDKDKNDGLRNNKDRNNDEEMKSKMFNTMGGERNGDGGGNKEEGELKNKAVDSTGSETGVGNREEYGSSTIKCNPGPKFMQGRESGRGNHMETLGGKLERIVGSQQTKGIETESRQQAMKTEIVQCAHKRDTTAEQQRQRIICTYMTDEVATQDWPSINERREIDIDLEGGKKGGESILKEK, from the exons ATGGTGCTACGTTGCAAACGAATCGCTCAAGAACCGCAAGAAGAGGCTGTCTCACCGTTGAACTCAGTCAACAACAACAGTAACAGCAACCCATCTCAG AATAATGCCCAAAAAAATGATGGCCAGAAGGCGAATGGCAACAAGAGGGCCAACcaaataatcaatttcatattGATTATTAACAGCTATAGCTATGTCAATGAATTGGAGCATTTTGTTAAACAAATTGATG GAGTAGACAGTGTAAAGGGTGACCATAACTCAGTCAGGCTAGAGGTGATGGGAAAGGTAAACCCCTACAAAGTGAAAGAGATGGTTGAGTgtgaaacaaagaagaaagtaCAACTCATCTTCCCTTCAGCTGAGATGGAAGGTGATAGAGATGAGAATAAGGGTAATGAAGCAAAATTGCTGAAGCAAATAAAAACAGTACATAAGAATGATGTAGCCAACAAAAAAACTGAAGAG AGGTTAACAGTTTTGAAGATCAAACTGTGCTGCAATTCTTGCAATCAGAAACTTCGCAAGAACTTGAAGATCAAAG GATTAGACATTGTGTCTATGGATGTAGACAAGCATTTACTGAAAGTAAAGGGCACAACAGACTTGACAGACCTGAGATCTTACATGAAAAAGGAGCTCAAGAAGGATGTTGAGATAGTGATTCCTCCTGAGGTCATGGTTCATGTCAAGAAAGGCAATGGCACtgccaaaaagaaagaaaagcttgCTGGCAACATTTACAAGAAAGACAAAGATGCTGGTGCCACCAACAAGAAAGACAAAGGCACTGCTTTTAGTGAGAAAAACCAAGATACTGGAAAAGCCAATGAGAAAATTGAAGGCATTGCTGGTGTTGATGAGAAAAACAAAGCCAGTGCTGCTGTCAAAGAGCcagacaaagataaaaatgatggtttaagaaataataaagacAGAAACAATGATGAAGAGATGAAATCCAAAATGTTCAATACTATGGGTGGTGAAAGAAATGGAGATGGAGGTGGCAACAAAGAGGAGGGTGAACTTAAAAATAAAGCAGTTGATAGTACTGGTAGTGAAACAGGAGTTGGCAACAGGGAGGAGTATGGTAGTTCAACAATCAAGTGCAATCCAG GTCCAAAGTTTATGCAAGGAAGAGAATCAGGAAGAGGAAATCACATGGAGACACTTGGCGGCAAATTAGAGAGAATAGTTGGCAGCCAGCAGACTAAAGGTATAGAAACAGAGAGCAGACAACAGGCTATGAAAACAGAAATAGTCCAGTGCGCACATAAAAGAGACACTACTGCAGAGCAACAGAGACAGAGGATCATTTGTACGTACATGACCGATGAGGTGGCAACTCAGGATTGGCCAAGCATTAATGAAAGAAGGGAAATTGATATAGACCTGGAAGGGGGAAAGAAAGGGGGGGAGAgcattttgaaggaaaaatag